In [Leptolyngbya] sp. PCC 7376, a genomic segment contains:
- a CDS encoding pentapeptide repeat-containing protein, producing MDVQQLLRAYEHGERDFAGVNLQGEDLSGETLVAVDFRGANLVGVNFQRTFLIRANLSGALMNWANLSHAKLNDAKFADADLTKANLQGAFMVNTKFPRGRLCGAKLNYANSRGANFWGANLCGSDLVGINLRQSNLNGANMKWTNCKEARFSHAKLYGASLQDSDFSAAFLRDVNFEGMDLEGLNFSAATIQGSSFINANLRYCNFSNVHMCQSYLNQADLRHANFSDAKLEDVELDGTLMEHANFANTDFYVPS from the coding sequence ATGGATGTTCAGCAATTGTTAAGGGCTTACGAGCATGGCGAGAGAGATTTTGCTGGCGTTAATCTACAAGGCGAAGACCTTAGTGGTGAGACTCTCGTTGCTGTTGATTTCCGAGGTGCAAACCTTGTTGGCGTAAACTTCCAGCGAACTTTTTTGATTCGAGCGAATCTTTCTGGTGCCTTGATGAATTGGGCGAATTTGTCCCATGCGAAGCTAAATGATGCGAAATTTGCTGATGCAGATCTGACAAAGGCAAATCTGCAAGGCGCATTTATGGTAAATACCAAATTTCCAAGAGGAAGATTGTGTGGAGCCAAGCTGAACTATGCTAATTCGCGTGGTGCAAACTTCTGGGGAGCCAATCTTTGCGGCAGCGATCTTGTTGGCATTAATCTGCGTCAATCAAATCTCAATGGCGCAAATATGAAGTGGACAAATTGTAAAGAAGCTCGCTTTAGCCATGCCAAGCTTTATGGGGCGTCGCTGCAAGATTCTGATTTTAGTGCTGCTTTTTTGCGAGATGTGAATTTTGAAGGGATGGATTTAGAGGGGTTGAATTTTTCGGCCGCAACCATCCAAGGTTCAAGCTTTATTAATGCAAATTTGCGCTATTGCAATTTTAGCAATGTCCATATGTGCCAGTCCTATCTGAATCAGGCCGATTTGCGGCACGCGAATTTTTCTGATGCAAAGCTAGAGGATGTTGAGCTCGACGGAACTTTAATGGAGCATGCAAACTTCGCTAATACAGATTTTTATGTACCTTCCTAG
- a CDS encoding VOC family protein yields MSDRLFFHLAIPINDTEKAKTFYAEALGSVVGRENKSAVILNFYGHQLVAHVTQEPLTPQKGIYPRHFGITFLDEEDWQTTLERAEKHKLIFRDRPRLRFEGKLTEHRTFFLEDPFFNLLEFKWYRHQEAIFGGQEVAEVGDR; encoded by the coding sequence ATGAGCGATCGCCTCTTTTTTCATCTTGCTATTCCGATTAATGACACAGAGAAAGCAAAGACATTTTATGCGGAGGCTTTGGGGAGTGTTGTCGGACGAGAAAATAAAAGCGCTGTCATTCTCAATTTTTACGGCCATCAGCTTGTTGCTCACGTCACACAGGAACCGTTGACGCCCCAAAAAGGTATTTATCCTCGGCATTTTGGCATCACTTTTTTAGACGAAGAGGATTGGCAGACAACCTTAGAACGAGCCGAAAAACATAAACTGATTTTTCGCGATCGCCCGCGTTTGAGATTTGAAGGGAAGCTCACAGAACATCGTACTTTTTTCCTGGAAGATCCCTTTTTCAATCTCCTTGAATTCAAATGGTATCGTCATCAGGAAGCAATTTTTGGTGGGCAGGAAGTGGCAGAAGTTGGCGATCGCTAG
- a CDS encoding rhomboid family intramembrane serine protease encodes MAFLNWYFLLFYCISLSCGLLIFRTLRLPAPRPKGWLYKAIIVLLVTWGTNILSMRLAVFVGLATWSLLIVIPSLGIRKIQGLIYRKDYQKAYYLSFGLRYLHPFDDWWDQPKIIQCLMLAKQGDIAGSQALLAKYDKSPGYVAQQAIATVYVMQYDWSGLLQWLQTKPRQSHDPLMAMYYCRALGETGHLHELLLQLKPFEKALSQGGDRTNYYLVQLFAAAFCGEVKLVEKLLSGCLAIYPSEIQEFWRAIAWYGAGERRIADKQLKALVENPAATDFEQAIAFRLKHPPQPAEKLLKPESYPLIAELTRNINQANIDRSYQELLERRPIYKQGFSINLFLVFVNIAVFISGIVLNFKVNRGALLDLAGFVPSEVINGEWWRIITATFIHIDWGHLLTNILTLYLLGGFVERNLGKTRYLFIYIASGVGAMLMLLGLVFFAQGLDFSGFPRWLLFLTDEIRSTYRLWVGASGSIMGMIGAIAVILFQGWQQEKSKSALRQFRLISGIIILQFAIDLSSTNVSFYSHFLGLVLGILLTTLVTSKKFNPTRKRLKS; translated from the coding sequence ATGGCGTTCCTGAACTGGTATTTTTTACTGTTTTATTGCATTTCTCTATCCTGCGGTTTATTGATTTTTCGGACGCTGCGATTACCGGCTCCACGACCAAAAGGATGGCTCTACAAAGCAATTATTGTGCTGTTGGTGACATGGGGAACAAATATCCTATCGATGCGGCTGGCGGTGTTTGTCGGGTTGGCAACTTGGTCACTTTTAATCGTCATTCCATCCCTTGGTATCAGAAAGATTCAAGGATTAATTTATCGGAAAGACTATCAGAAGGCTTATTACCTATCCTTTGGTTTACGGTATCTGCATCCTTTTGATGACTGGTGGGATCAACCAAAAATCATCCAATGTTTGATGTTGGCAAAGCAGGGAGATATTGCTGGCTCGCAAGCCCTTTTAGCAAAATATGACAAGAGCCCTGGTTACGTTGCACAGCAGGCGATCGCCACTGTCTATGTGATGCAATACGATTGGTCTGGTTTATTGCAATGGTTGCAAACAAAACCTCGGCAAAGTCATGACCCGCTGATGGCGATGTATTACTGCCGTGCTTTAGGGGAAACAGGCCACCTTCACGAGCTTTTACTCCAACTCAAACCCTTTGAAAAAGCATTGTCACAAGGTGGCGATCGTACCAACTATTATCTCGTGCAATTATTTGCAGCAGCATTTTGCGGCGAAGTTAAACTCGTCGAAAAATTATTGTCCGGTTGTCTCGCCATTTATCCATCGGAAATTCAAGAATTTTGGCGGGCGATCGCTTGGTATGGCGCTGGGGAAAGACGTATTGCAGATAAACAACTGAAAGCCTTAGTCGAAAATCCTGCTGCAACGGACTTTGAACAGGCGATCGCCTTCCGCCTTAAACATCCACCTCAACCTGCCGAAAAACTTTTAAAGCCAGAATCCTATCCCTTAATTGCAGAGCTGACCCGCAATATCAATCAGGCGAACATTGACAGATCCTATCAAGAGCTTTTAGAACGTCGCCCAATTTATAAACAAGGATTTTCGATTAACTTATTCCTTGTTTTTGTGAATATTGCTGTTTTTATTTCGGGGATTGTCCTTAATTTCAAAGTCAACAGAGGCGCATTACTCGATCTCGCTGGCTTTGTCCCATCAGAAGTAATTAATGGCGAATGGTGGCGGATTATCACAGCCACATTTATTCATATCGATTGGGGTCATTTACTCACTAATATTTTGACCCTTTATTTGTTAGGAGGATTTGTCGAGAGAAACCTCGGAAAAACACGCTACCTCTTTATTTATATTGCTAGTGGAGTGGGAGCGATGCTGATGTTATTGGGATTAGTATTCTTCGCACAAGGGTTGGATTTTTCAGGATTCCCTCGCTGGCTCCTATTCCTCACGGATGAAATTCGTTCAACCTATCGCCTATGGGTTGGGGCTTCTGGCTCAATTATGGGAATGATTGGGGCGATCGCCGTCATCTTATTTCAAGGTTGGCAGCAAGAAAAATCAAAATCAGCATTGCGACAATTTCGCCTCATTTCAGGAATTATCATTCTACAATTTGCGATTGATTTAAGCTCAACAAATGTTAGTTTTTATAGCCATTTCCTAGGATTGGTCTTGGGCATTCTTTTGACAACTTTAGTAACGAGTAAAAAATTCAATCCCACACGCAAGCGCCTCAAATCATAA
- a CDS encoding putative selenate ABC transporter substrate-binding protein produces MKNLLRSTCCLLAISLFSCTTLQPPAQDTDATQSTADTETTAVEPLIAGAIPDQDPEKLQRLYGLLADYLSETLEVPVEYKPVTDYRAAVTAFKVGDLDLVWFGGLTGVQARLQVDGAQAIAQRNIDTEFHSVLIANVNSGLDGLASAEELTQLKGKTLTFGSESSTSGRLMPQYFLEQAGVNLEDFQGEVGFSGSHDVTIQLVEAGTYDVGMLSEEVWESRLEAGEFDTNKVKEIWRTPAYFNYHWVISPAVDERYGEGFSEKVQAALFALDPKNPDHAEILDLFSAESFIPTTNENYIGIETVGRKIGKVQ; encoded by the coding sequence ATGAAAAACCTGTTGCGTTCTACCTGTTGTCTGCTTGCTATATCTTTATTTAGCTGTACAACGCTTCAACCTCCTGCCCAGGACACAGATGCGACGCAATCCACTGCTGACACTGAAACCACTGCTGTAGAGCCTCTCATCGCTGGTGCCATTCCTGACCAAGACCCCGAAAAATTACAACGTCTCTATGGATTGCTTGCGGATTATCTCAGCGAAACTCTAGAGGTTCCTGTCGAATATAAGCCTGTGACAGATTACCGGGCAGCAGTGACCGCGTTTAAAGTGGGTGACCTCGATTTAGTTTGGTTTGGTGGCCTAACGGGTGTTCAGGCTCGCTTGCAAGTAGATGGTGCCCAGGCGATCGCCCAACGGAATATTGACACAGAGTTCCATTCTGTATTGATTGCTAACGTAAATAGTGGTTTAGATGGATTGGCAAGTGCTGAGGAACTCACCCAACTCAAAGGCAAAACATTGACCTTCGGTAGTGAATCCTCTACGTCGGGTCGTTTGATGCCCCAATATTTCCTAGAGCAAGCAGGGGTAAACCTCGAAGATTTTCAGGGAGAAGTTGGCTTTTCTGGTTCCCATGACGTGACAATCCAACTTGTCGAAGCAGGCACCTATGATGTGGGCATGTTGAGCGAAGAGGTTTGGGAAAGTCGCCTTGAAGCTGGCGAATTCGATACCAATAAAGTTAAAGAAATCTGGCGCACACCTGCATATTTCAACTACCACTGGGTTATTTCCCCCGCAGTGGATGAACGTTATGGCGAAGGCTTCAGCGAAAAAGTACAGGCTGCATTATTCGCCCTTGATCCTAAAAATCCTGACCATGCAGAAATTCTTGATTTATTTAGTGCGGAATCCTTTATTCCAACCACCAATGAGAATTACATCGGTATCGAAACCGTTGGTCGTAAAATCGGCAAAGTTCAATAG
- a CDS encoding glycosyltransferase family 2 protein codes for MTFNATYSVVIPVFNEEENLHELYKRLAQVFEQLDSKAEVIFVDDGSKDSSLKILDELNQKDPRIHYVSLARNFGHQIAVTAGLNYAQGDAVIIMDSDLQDPPELISELIGQWRQGYHVVYAQRISRSQENWFKKLMAFGFYRILNRFTDVAIPTDTGDFCLMSREVVNIINSMPERNRYIRGLRAWVGFPQTSVKFHRDPRFAGEVKYTFRKSLSLAIDGIISLSRKPLKMATYLGLTTAVIAMIMMVLVLFWRLTDAPNQLIGYTMITIAIFFLGAVQLICLGILGEYVGRIYDEVKQRPIYTVKKQVGFQKMERQSK; via the coding sequence ATGACTTTTAATGCAACATATTCCGTTGTAATTCCCGTCTTTAATGAAGAAGAAAATCTTCATGAACTCTACAAAAGACTGGCACAGGTTTTCGAACAACTAGATAGTAAAGCAGAAGTTATTTTTGTTGATGACGGGAGCAAAGATAGTTCTCTTAAAATCCTCGATGAATTAAATCAAAAAGACCCTCGGATTCACTACGTTAGTCTGGCACGAAACTTTGGTCATCAGATCGCTGTAACCGCAGGCTTGAATTATGCTCAAGGAGATGCAGTAATCATTATGGACTCTGACTTGCAGGATCCACCCGAATTAATCTCAGAACTAATCGGGCAGTGGCGTCAGGGTTACCATGTTGTCTATGCTCAACGTATTAGCCGAAGCCAAGAAAATTGGTTTAAAAAGTTAATGGCCTTCGGTTTTTATCGCATTCTAAATCGCTTTACTGATGTTGCAATTCCGACAGATACGGGTGATTTTTGTTTAATGTCTCGCGAGGTCGTCAATATTATCAATTCTATGCCGGAACGTAACCGTTATATCCGTGGCTTACGGGCTTGGGTGGGTTTCCCGCAAACATCTGTTAAATTCCATCGAGATCCGCGTTTTGCTGGAGAAGTTAAATACACGTTCCGCAAATCCCTTAGCCTCGCCATTGACGGGATTATTTCTCTCTCCAGAAAGCCGTTAAAAATGGCAACTTATCTTGGCCTAACGACAGCTGTCATCGCGATGATCATGATGGTGTTGGTGCTATTTTGGCGACTGACAGATGCTCCGAACCAGTTAATTGGCTACACGATGATTACGATCGCCATCTTTTTCCTCGGGGCAGTACAGCTCATTTGCCTTGGCATTTTGGGCGAATATGTTGGCCGCATTTACGACGAAGTAAAGCAGCGCCCCATCTACACTGTGAAAAAACAAGTGGGTTTTCAAAAGATGGAGCGCCAATCTAAATGA
- a CDS encoding peroxiredoxin-like family protein, which yields MSAIALDSLQDQISQFMESFRANVPEEVQALMAEKTAELRAQHLVEKALKVGDRIPDFKLPDATGKTVKLSELLQSGSVVINFYRGGWCPYCNLELRALQQALPEFQKRGAQLVAISPETPDNSLSTQEKNELEFPVLSDVDNVVAKKLGLVFELSEALRPIYKGFGIDVATHNGNEKYELPMPATYVIDSTGIIRYAFVDEDYTKRAEPSDIIAAIAKL from the coding sequence ATGTCTGCGATCGCCCTGGACTCCTTACAAGACCAAATCAGCCAATTCATGGAATCTTTTCGTGCCAATGTCCCCGAAGAGGTTCAGGCATTAATGGCAGAAAAAACAGCCGAGCTACGAGCCCAGCATCTTGTAGAGAAAGCTCTCAAAGTGGGCGATCGCATTCCTGATTTCAAATTACCCGACGCTACGGGGAAAACAGTCAAACTCAGTGAGCTTTTACAATCTGGGTCAGTCGTAATTAACTTTTATCGTGGTGGTTGGTGTCCCTACTGCAACCTCGAATTACGAGCTCTCCAGCAAGCTCTACCTGAATTTCAGAAGCGTGGCGCACAGCTCGTCGCTATTTCCCCAGAAACTCCGGATAACTCTTTGTCCACCCAAGAGAAAAATGAATTAGAGTTTCCTGTGCTCAGTGATGTCGATAATGTTGTCGCGAAAAAACTCGGTTTAGTCTTTGAGCTTTCAGAAGCTTTGCGGCCCATTTACAAAGGGTTTGGCATTGATGTGGCCACCCACAATGGCAATGAAAAATATGAGCTACCTATGCCAGCCACCTATGTTATCGATTCCACTGGCATTATCCGTTATGCTTTTGTCGACGAAGACTATACGAAACGAGCTGAACCTAGCGATATTATTGCGGCGATCGCCAAACTTTAG
- a CDS encoding phosphoglucomutase/phosphomannomutase family protein: MSIPSKKPIKFGTDGWRGIIAADFTFERVQRVAIAAAYVLKENYSDQATSNTVIVGYDRRFLADEFALAAAEAIQGEGFTVQLANCFSPTPALSFAAHHQKALGAIALTASHNPAGYLGLKVKGAFGGSVSGDITEQIEAKLDAGITPSNATNASLDYFDPWADYCEGLQKLVDIEPIREAIAAGELEVFADVMYGAASGGLTQLLNGTIQEVHCDPDPLFGGRAPEPLEKNLSQLKRVIRAAKANNPDAIQVGFVFDGDSDRIAAMDSNGNFLSSQKLIPVLLAHLSQNRGYGGEVVKTVSGSDLIPLLSKSFGLPLFETPIGYKYIAERMLSEKVLLGGEESGGIGYGHHIPERDALLAALYVLEAIATSGKDLGDIYQGLLDQVGFSSVYDRIDLHLKDFSIRDRLLSELKDNTPTNIAGKTVENCDTKDGYKFRLADQSWLLIRFSGTEPVLRLYCEAPTIEEVHATLNWAKTWAESFE, from the coding sequence ATGTCTATTCCGAGTAAGAAACCAATTAAATTTGGAACAGATGGTTGGCGCGGGATTATTGCGGCAGACTTCACGTTTGAACGGGTACAGCGTGTGGCGATCGCCGCAGCTTATGTCCTGAAAGAAAATTACTCAGACCAGGCAACCTCGAATACGGTAATCGTAGGTTATGACCGCCGTTTCCTCGCAGATGAATTTGCGTTGGCTGCCGCTGAGGCAATCCAAGGGGAAGGGTTTACAGTGCAGCTAGCAAACTGTTTTTCTCCAACGCCAGCCCTCAGTTTTGCGGCTCACCATCAGAAAGCATTAGGAGCGATCGCCTTAACCGCAAGCCACAATCCTGCTGGATATTTAGGCTTAAAAGTGAAAGGAGCATTTGGTGGCTCCGTCTCCGGAGATATTACCGAGCAGATCGAAGCGAAATTAGATGCAGGTATCACGCCGAGCAATGCGACAAATGCCTCTCTCGATTATTTCGACCCTTGGGCAGATTACTGTGAAGGCTTACAAAAGTTGGTGGATATTGAACCAATTCGGGAGGCGATCGCCGCAGGTGAATTAGAGGTCTTTGCGGACGTTATGTATGGCGCAGCGTCTGGTGGTTTAACCCAGCTCTTAAACGGCACAATTCAAGAAGTCCATTGCGACCCCGATCCATTGTTTGGTGGACGTGCCCCAGAACCTCTAGAGAAAAATTTATCCCAACTCAAACGTGTGATTCGTGCTGCGAAAGCCAACAACCCTGATGCTATCCAAGTGGGTTTTGTTTTTGATGGAGATAGTGATCGCATCGCGGCAATGGACAGCAATGGCAATTTTCTCAGCTCCCAAAAACTTATTCCGGTTCTCCTTGCCCATCTATCCCAAAATCGCGGCTATGGCGGTGAAGTCGTTAAAACAGTGAGTGGCTCAGACCTAATTCCATTACTCAGCAAAAGCTTTGGGCTACCACTCTTTGAAACCCCCATTGGCTATAAATATATTGCTGAGCGAATGCTGAGTGAAAAGGTCCTCCTCGGTGGTGAAGAATCTGGTGGCATTGGCTATGGTCATCATATTCCTGAGCGGGATGCACTTTTGGCAGCTCTCTATGTCCTAGAGGCGATCGCCACCTCTGGTAAAGACTTGGGCGATATTTACCAAGGACTCTTAGATCAAGTTGGGTTTTCGTCGGTATATGACCGCATCGATCTGCACCTAAAAGATTTTTCGATTCGCGATCGCCTCCTAAGTGAACTTAAAGACAACACACCCACAAACATTGCCGGAAAAACTGTCGAAAATTGCGACACAAAAGATGGTTATAAATTTCGCCTCGCCGACCAAAGTTGGTTATTAATTCGCTTTAGCGGCACGGAGCCTGTTCTCAGACTTTACTGTGAGGCTCCAACCATCGAAGAAGTTCACGCGACTCTCAATTGGGCAAAAACTTGGGCAGAATCCTTCGAGTAA